One stretch of Sinomonas terrae DNA includes these proteins:
- a CDS encoding FUSC family protein produces the protein MRGAKTPDTSGSAGKPAEADDGGARQRAPLAVVGRFLHEVLFSIGPGKNDHHAALRAAAGLFIPLLTLTLTNRLDLAIFANFAAFTGIYGRNEPHRVRLVAQTRAGLLMIGVILAATLSARLSPGGALGPWGIVAGTTIVAWGCSVVVGYWRLRPAGSLFHIFAFAAIASLPHQPPLADATLTVVATFLLCLAIGVVSRVHPGHRTPLAWKGLRAAWRVRLGATERRVLWLESIGYFVASAAAGSAATAVGQALGFGHNYWAIVAAVVPLVGHSTRHRVNRGLQRVLGTVVGLALLAGIAALRPEPWVMVVLIGLCQFVVEMLIARQYFLAQVFVAPLALLSTLLVAHTSPGALLHDRFIDTAIGSAVGVLVVLAPSAYRRWAARWEPARVRS, from the coding sequence ATGAGGGGCGCAAAGACTCCGGACACCTCAGGAAGCGCGGGAAAGCCCGCGGAGGCGGACGACGGCGGAGCTCGCCAGCGCGCGCCGCTCGCCGTCGTCGGCCGCTTCCTGCATGAGGTGCTGTTCAGCATCGGCCCGGGGAAGAACGACCATCACGCGGCGCTCCGCGCGGCGGCGGGGCTGTTCATTCCGCTGCTGACCCTCACGCTCACCAACCGGCTCGACCTCGCGATCTTCGCGAACTTCGCCGCGTTCACGGGGATCTACGGCCGCAATGAACCGCATCGCGTCCGTCTCGTGGCCCAAACGCGGGCAGGGCTGCTCATGATCGGCGTCATCCTCGCCGCGACGCTGTCAGCCCGGCTCAGTCCGGGTGGGGCGCTGGGTCCTTGGGGGATCGTCGCTGGAACGACGATCGTGGCCTGGGGGTGCAGCGTCGTCGTCGGCTATTGGCGGCTCCGACCTGCCGGCTCGCTGTTCCACATCTTCGCGTTCGCCGCGATTGCCTCGCTTCCGCATCAGCCGCCGCTTGCCGACGCGACACTCACTGTCGTCGCGACGTTCCTTCTGTGCCTTGCGATCGGCGTCGTTTCGCGCGTGCACCCTGGGCACCGGACGCCCTTGGCGTGGAAGGGGCTGCGGGCGGCCTGGCGAGTACGTCTCGGAGCCACGGAACGGCGGGTGCTGTGGCTCGAGTCCATCGGGTATTTCGTGGCGTCGGCCGCTGCGGGCTCCGCGGCCACGGCTGTGGGCCAGGCGCTCGGCTTCGGGCACAACTATTGGGCGATCGTTGCCGCCGTCGTGCCGCTCGTGGGCCACTCGACCCGCCACCGCGTGAACCGCGGGCTCCAGCGCGTGCTGGGAACCGTCGTCGGCCTCGCGCTCCTCGCCGGGATCGCGGCGCTGCGACCGGAGCCTTGGGTCATGGTGGTGCTCATCGGCCTGTGCCAGTTCGTGGTGGAGATGCTCATCGCGCGGCAGTACTTCCTCGCGCAGGTGTTCGTGGCGCCGCTCGCGCTGCTCTCCACCCTCCTCGTCGCGCACACGAGCCCCGGCGCGCTGCTTCACGACCGGTTCATCGACACCGCAATCGGCTCCGCGGTCGGTGTGCTCGTGGTGCTCGCGCCGAGCGCGTACCGGCGTTGGGCGGCGCGCTGGGAGCCTGCTCGCGTTCGTTCCTGA
- a CDS encoding agmatine deiminase family protein has product MTWRMPAETEPQERLWMAWPSGGYTLGETDAEAHEARAAWAAVAHAALRFEPVTMVVRPEDRAIAAAYLDARIGVVEAPLDDAWMRDIGPSFVKDYAGRLGAVDWVFNGWGQQSWASWEHDSAIGATVAQATGAEIVRSTLVNEGGGFQTDGLGTVLLTESVQLDPFRNPGLTKADVEAEFERAIGARHAVWLPRGLTRDTKEFGTRGHVDLVAAIPSPGALLVHVQTNPEHPDHEVSHELLEVLHASRTADGKPWQIAEVPAPEQLHDGEDWVDWSYINHVAVNDGVVACSFGDAQDEKALRLLADAYRGRQVSAVDARVIFARGGGIHCITQQQPASGRTH; this is encoded by the coding sequence ATGACCTGGCGCATGCCTGCAGAGACCGAGCCGCAGGAGCGGCTCTGGATGGCGTGGCCCTCCGGCGGTTACACGCTCGGAGAGACCGACGCCGAAGCCCATGAAGCGCGCGCTGCCTGGGCCGCCGTCGCCCATGCCGCCCTCCGCTTCGAGCCCGTCACCATGGTTGTCCGCCCGGAGGACCGGGCGATCGCAGCGGCCTACCTCGATGCCCGGATCGGCGTCGTCGAGGCGCCGCTCGACGACGCCTGGATGCGTGACATCGGCCCGAGCTTCGTCAAGGACTACGCCGGGCGGCTGGGGGCGGTCGACTGGGTCTTCAACGGCTGGGGGCAGCAGAGCTGGGCCTCGTGGGAGCACGATTCGGCGATCGGAGCGACGGTTGCCCAAGCCACGGGCGCCGAGATCGTCCGGAGCACGCTGGTGAACGAGGGCGGAGGGTTCCAGACCGACGGCCTCGGTACGGTGCTCCTCACGGAATCAGTCCAGCTCGATCCATTCCGGAACCCCGGCCTCACGAAGGCCGACGTCGAAGCCGAGTTCGAGCGTGCAATCGGCGCCCGCCACGCAGTCTGGCTCCCACGTGGCCTCACGAGGGACACCAAGGAGTTCGGCACGCGCGGCCACGTGGACCTCGTCGCGGCGATCCCGTCGCCGGGGGCGCTGCTCGTGCACGTCCAGACCAATCCGGAGCACCCCGACCATGAGGTGAGCCACGAACTCCTCGAGGTCCTCCACGCCTCGCGAACCGCGGACGGCAAGCCTTGGCAGATCGCCGAGGTCCCGGCGCCGGAGCAACTGCACGACGGCGAGGACTGGGTCGACTGGAGCTACATCAACCACGTCGCCGTGAACGACGGGGTCGTGGCCTGCTCGTTCGGCGACGCTCAGGACGAAAAGGCCCTGCGCCTCCTCGCCGACGCCTACCGCGGTCGGCAGGTCTCCGCCGTCGACGCCCGCGTCATCTTTGCCCGCGGCGGCGGCATCCACTGCATCACCCAGCAGCAGCCCGCGTCCGGCAGGACCCACTGA
- a CDS encoding GNAT family N-acetyltransferase, with the protein MQTHPKLTIRRTSWFNPVGRDLRAAQQAELDARFGHSGHEAGTPPTAADIAVFLIAYERATGQPLGCGGLRWFDRTTAEVKRVYVLPYARGSGVASSILLALEAEAHEAGITLIMAEAGSAQPDGRMFYEAAGYRKVPNFGPYQEVEESTCYAKPIMSPVRIHAVAS; encoded by the coding sequence ATGCAGACCCATCCGAAGCTGACAATCCGCAGAACGTCATGGTTCAACCCCGTGGGGCGCGACCTCCGCGCCGCGCAGCAGGCGGAGCTCGACGCACGGTTCGGCCACTCCGGGCACGAAGCCGGCACGCCTCCCACGGCGGCCGACATCGCCGTGTTCCTCATCGCCTACGAGCGCGCCACTGGCCAACCCCTCGGCTGCGGCGGGCTGCGCTGGTTCGACCGGACGACGGCGGAGGTCAAGCGGGTCTACGTTCTCCCGTATGCGCGGGGGTCCGGTGTTGCGAGCTCCATCCTCCTTGCGCTCGAGGCGGAAGCCCACGAGGCCGGCATCACGCTCATCATGGCCGAGGCCGGTTCCGCGCAGCCCGACGGCAGGATGTTCTACGAGGCGGCAGGCTACCGGAAGGTCCCCAACTTCGGGCCGTATCAGGAGGTCGAGGAGTCCACCTGCTACGCGAAGCCGATCATGTCCCCCGTGCGGATCCACGCCGTCGCGAGCTGA
- a CDS encoding APC family permease, producing the protein MSQNSTALKRSLGLWAIVGLGLGYMTPTTVFDTFGIVSGETNGVVPLAYLVALVAMVFTAVSYGRMTRIYPSAGSAYTYTSETIHPNVGFLVGWASLLDYLLLPLVNALLIRIYMQSFFPDVPAWIWVVAYVVLITVMNLWSMNSTSKVNGILVVFEVVLIGVFVVLAWNALTHGAGDASLFSSAPLFHDGVDMSAVISGATVVCFSFIGFDAITMYTEEAKDTNTVPKAIVLALLIGGAIFFVAAWFGQSVFPTLDGFQNTDDTLPEMALKVGGEFFKILFTSAAFAATVASSLSSHASVSRMIYVMGRNGRGPVSRFFSFVHPKYRTPTYAVLFVGAVSLLAIPFTLEFISSMINFGALIAFTFVNLTVIILFVFRRKQFRSPRDVFRNIVLPVVGMGLTGVLWANLQADALTYGAIWLSIGIVCLLVMTRGFRQTINVSMREEDAVELDAESVTA; encoded by the coding sequence ATGTCTCAGAATTCAACAGCGCTCAAACGGTCACTCGGCCTGTGGGCGATCGTCGGCCTTGGTCTCGGCTACATGACCCCGACCACCGTCTTCGACACGTTCGGCATCGTCTCCGGCGAGACCAATGGCGTGGTGCCCCTCGCGTACCTCGTCGCGCTCGTCGCCATGGTCTTCACGGCCGTCAGCTACGGCCGCATGACCCGCATCTATCCGTCCGCCGGCTCCGCCTACACGTACACCTCCGAGACGATCCACCCGAACGTGGGCTTCCTCGTGGGCTGGGCCTCGCTCCTCGACTACCTTCTTCTCCCGCTCGTCAACGCCCTGCTCATCCGGATCTACATGCAGTCGTTCTTCCCGGACGTTCCCGCGTGGATCTGGGTCGTGGCCTACGTGGTGCTGATCACGGTGATGAACCTCTGGAGCATGAACTCGACGTCGAAGGTCAACGGGATCCTCGTCGTCTTCGAAGTGGTGCTCATCGGCGTCTTCGTGGTCCTCGCCTGGAACGCCCTCACCCACGGAGCCGGGGACGCCTCCCTCTTCTCCTCAGCCCCGCTCTTCCACGACGGCGTGGACATGTCGGCGGTCATCAGCGGCGCGACGGTGGTCTGCTTCTCCTTCATCGGCTTCGACGCCATCACGATGTACACGGAAGAGGCCAAGGACACCAACACCGTGCCGAAGGCGATCGTCCTGGCCCTCCTCATCGGCGGCGCGATCTTCTTCGTCGCGGCGTGGTTCGGCCAGTCGGTCTTCCCCACGCTCGACGGCTTCCAGAACACGGACGACACCCTCCCCGAGATGGCGCTCAAGGTCGGCGGCGAGTTCTTCAAGATCCTCTTCACGTCCGCCGCGTTCGCCGCAACGGTCGCCTCGAGCCTTTCCTCGCACGCGTCGGTGTCGCGCATGATCTACGTCATGGGCCGCAACGGCCGGGGGCCGGTCTCGCGCTTCTTCTCGTTCGTGCACCCGAAGTACCGGACCCCCACCTACGCGGTCCTCTTCGTCGGAGCCGTCTCGCTCCTCGCAATCCCCTTCACGCTCGAGTTCATCTCCTCCATGATCAACTTCGGCGCGCTCATCGCGTTCACGTTCGTGAACCTCACGGTGATCATCCTGTTCGTCTTCCGCCGGAAGCAGTTCCGCTCGCCGCGCGACGTCTTCCGGAACATCGTGCTCCCCGTGGTCGGCATGGGGCTCACCGGGGTCCTGTGGGCGAACCTCCAGGCCGACGCCCTCACCTACGGCGCCATCTGGCTCAGCATCGGCATCGTGTGCCTCCTCGTGATGACGCGGGGCTTCCGCCAGACGATCAACGTGAGCATGCGGGAGGAGGACGCCGTCGAGCTCGACGCCGAGTCAGTCACGGCTTAG
- a CDS encoding ABC transporter ATP-binding protein has product MSHNVPGRPPAVVRGGRISSGDAALQRKLNAEAPRIPHLFRRISELFAPHKYSLLLTVVLVLVGAALSVVPPLLTQRTFDDGLFPPGGHPNLPRLAQLVGLMIGVYVVSALLGVWQTYVTSTVGNAVMGSLRVKLFSHLQSMELSFFTHTKTGVIQSRLQNDVGGVANVLANTVSGVVGNVVTVVAAFVAMLALNPQLTLIAVLLMPLLVVAQRRVGQVRARIATKTQESLSDMTAITQESLSVSGILLSKSFNRQRDEIGKYSAENRNLVGLQIKQAMSGQYFFALVSIFLSSIPAIVYLVAGWLLSGGSVNITAGTIVAFTTVQARLLFPLIAIMRVALDLQTSGALFARIFEYLDLRPAIVDAPDAAPLPADTPRLGEVEFDRVSFRYPDARGEERATLDDVSFSIQPGQFAAFVGPSGAGKTTVSYLIPRFYEASAGSVRFAGRDVREIDRESLVSHIGIVSQETYLFHATIAENLRYAKVDATQEELEAAARAANIHETIVTFPDGYDTVVGERGYRLSGGEKQRIAIARVLLKDPEVLVLDEATSALDTISERIVQQALDTAAHGRTTIAIAHRLSTIVGADVIYVVERGRIVEHGSHAELLIAGGAYARLYAEQAAEPSATGQL; this is encoded by the coding sequence ATGTCCCACAACGTCCCGGGGCGACCACCCGCCGTCGTCCGCGGGGGCCGCATCTCGAGCGGTGACGCGGCCCTTCAACGGAAGCTCAACGCGGAGGCGCCGCGCATTCCGCACCTCTTCCGCCGGATCTCGGAGCTGTTCGCCCCGCACAAGTATTCGCTCCTCCTCACCGTTGTCCTGGTCCTGGTGGGGGCGGCGCTCTCCGTCGTCCCGCCGCTGCTCACCCAGAGGACGTTCGACGACGGGCTGTTCCCGCCCGGCGGCCACCCGAACCTTCCGCGGTTGGCGCAGCTTGTGGGGCTCATGATCGGCGTCTACGTCGTTTCCGCGCTGCTCGGGGTTTGGCAGACGTACGTGACGTCGACTGTGGGCAACGCCGTGATGGGCTCGCTGCGCGTGAAGCTGTTCAGCCACCTGCAGTCGATGGAGCTGAGCTTCTTCACGCACACGAAGACGGGCGTCATCCAGTCGCGACTTCAGAACGACGTCGGCGGCGTCGCCAATGTCCTGGCCAACACGGTCTCGGGCGTGGTCGGCAACGTCGTCACGGTCGTCGCGGCGTTTGTCGCGATGCTCGCGCTCAATCCGCAGTTGACCCTCATCGCCGTCCTGCTCATGCCGCTCCTGGTCGTGGCCCAGCGGCGGGTCGGCCAGGTGCGTGCCCGGATCGCGACGAAGACCCAGGAATCGCTCTCCGACATGACGGCGATCACCCAGGAATCGCTGAGCGTCTCCGGCATCCTCCTCTCGAAGAGCTTCAACCGTCAGCGGGACGAGATCGGGAAGTACTCCGCGGAGAACCGCAACCTCGTGGGCCTTCAGATCAAGCAGGCTATGAGCGGCCAGTACTTCTTCGCGCTCGTGAGCATCTTCCTCTCCTCGATCCCGGCGATTGTGTACCTCGTCGCCGGGTGGCTCCTTTCGGGAGGCTCAGTCAACATCACTGCGGGCACGATTGTCGCGTTCACGACCGTCCAGGCCCGGCTGCTGTTCCCGCTCATCGCGATCATGCGGGTGGCGCTCGATTTGCAGACGTCCGGCGCGTTGTTCGCCCGCATCTTCGAATACCTCGACCTGCGCCCCGCGATCGTCGATGCACCGGACGCCGCTCCGCTCCCGGCGGACACGCCGCGCCTCGGGGAGGTCGAGTTCGATCGGGTGTCCTTTCGCTACCCGGACGCTCGCGGCGAGGAGCGCGCCACGCTCGACGACGTCTCGTTCTCCATCCAGCCCGGCCAGTTCGCCGCGTTCGTGGGGCCGAGCGGCGCGGGCAAGACGACCGTCTCCTACCTCATCCCGCGCTTCTACGAGGCGAGCGCCGGGTCCGTCCGGTTTGCGGGGCGGGATGTGCGGGAGATCGACAGGGAGTCGCTCGTGAGTCACATCGGGATCGTGAGCCAGGAGACGTACCTCTTCCACGCCACGATTGCCGAGAACCTGCGGTACGCGAAGGTCGACGCAACCCAGGAGGAACTCGAGGCAGCCGCCCGGGCGGCCAACATCCACGAGACGATTGTGACCTTCCCGGACGGTTACGACACCGTTGTCGGCGAGCGGGGGTACCGGCTCTCGGGCGGCGAGAAGCAGCGCATCGCGATCGCCCGCGTGCTGCTCAAGGACCCCGAGGTCCTCGTCCTCGACGAGGCGACGAGCGCCCTCGACACCATCTCCGAGCGCATCGTCCAACAGGCCCTCGACACCGCCGCGCACGGCCGCACCACCATCGCGATCGCCCACCGACTCTCGACTATCGTCGGCGCGGACGTCATCTATGTCGTGGAGCGGGGGCGGATCGTCGAGCACGGATCACACGCCGAGCTCCTCATTGCAGGCGGCGCCTACGCGAGGCTCTACGCGGAGCAGGCGGCGGAACCGTCGGCGACGGGACAGCTCTAA
- a CDS encoding PadR family transcriptional regulator: MRGHPEHHHHEGRGFGPGGPGGFGPGFGGPGFGPGFGRGHGFPPGFGPRGGRRASRGDVRAMILSLLTEQPLTGYGIIQAASERTNGMWRPSPGSVYPTLQQLVDEDLVEQAGEGKRTEYTLTEAGREYVAGHAEELRKAWEAAPGRSEETDAFMESAMKFMGVLHQFKVASTDEQRAKAAAAIDEARKALYLILAE; this comes from the coding sequence ATGCGCGGACATCCAGAACACCACCATCACGAAGGGCGCGGCTTCGGCCCCGGCGGCCCGGGCGGCTTCGGTCCCGGCTTCGGCGGCCCGGGGTTCGGCCCCGGCTTCGGGCGCGGACACGGCTTCCCACCCGGTTTCGGCCCCCGGGGAGGCCGCCGCGCGAGCCGCGGCGACGTGCGGGCGATGATCCTCTCGCTCCTCACCGAACAGCCCCTCACCGGCTACGGCATCATCCAGGCCGCGAGCGAGCGCACCAACGGCATGTGGCGCCCCAGCCCCGGCTCCGTCTACCCAACGCTCCAGCAGCTCGTCGACGAGGACCTCGTCGAGCAGGCGGGCGAGGGAAAGCGGACGGAGTACACGCTGACCGAGGCGGGCCGGGAGTACGTCGCCGGCCACGCCGAAGAGCTCCGCAAGGCCTGGGAAGCCGCTCCGGGGCGGAGCGAGGAAACCGATGCCTTCATGGAGAGCGCCATGAAGTTCATGGGCGTGCTCCACCAGTTCAAAGTCGCCTCGACCGACGAGCAGCGCGCGAAGGCGGCGGCCGCCATCGACGAGGCGCGCAAGGCGCTCTACCTCATCCTCGCCGAATAG
- a CDS encoding TetR/AcrR family transcriptional regulator, protein MESALPDAPEATGAPAPRRRGRPSRPVLSRAKITTAALAIIGRAGYDGLTMAALARELKTAPSALYNHVASKDEVLNWVQDDVNDTIDTSAFGHDPWDVALVRWAYSYRDAFAQHSPLIPVIAVLPITGAPHTLEMYERVAEGLRAGGWPEDLVIDTIVAVESFVLGSAMDVAAPEWIFDVGEQRDLAPTFADAVAARRGRGRKAADDAFALGLNALIAGLRGTLAATLATRS, encoded by the coding sequence ATGGAATCCGCCCTGCCCGATGCGCCCGAGGCGACGGGCGCGCCCGCGCCGCGGCGGCGTGGACGTCCCTCGAGGCCCGTCCTCTCGCGCGCCAAGATCACGACGGCGGCGCTCGCCATCATCGGCCGGGCAGGCTACGACGGGCTCACCATGGCGGCCCTCGCCCGCGAACTCAAGACGGCGCCGTCGGCCCTCTACAACCATGTGGCCTCGAAGGACGAGGTCCTCAACTGGGTCCAGGACGACGTCAACGACACCATCGACACCTCGGCCTTCGGCCACGACCCCTGGGATGTCGCCTTAGTGCGCTGGGCTTACTCCTACCGGGACGCGTTCGCACAGCATTCGCCGCTCATCCCGGTCATCGCCGTCCTCCCGATCACGGGCGCACCGCACACGCTCGAGATGTACGAACGCGTGGCCGAAGGCCTGCGAGCCGGCGGATGGCCGGAGGACCTGGTCATCGACACGATCGTGGCTGTCGAGTCGTTCGTGCTCGGTTCCGCCATGGACGTTGCGGCCCCGGAATGGATCTTCGACGTCGGCGAGCAGCGCGACCTCGCTCCGACCTTCGCGGATGCGGTGGCGGCCCGGCGGGGCCGCGGGCGCAAAGCGGCCGACGACGCGTTCGCCCTCGGGCTCAACGCTCTCATCGCGGGCCTCCGCGGCACGCTCGCCGCGACGCTGGCGACCCGGAGCTGA
- the rlmN gene encoding 23S rRNA (adenine(2503)-C(2))-methyltransferase RlmN — MTSPTRTPNTPVTSDAGERPQVRPAAEGWEQQRTAEGRPLLQFASPRVKQPPQHLADLTLAERQAKLKKLGLPAFRAKQLSTHYFQHWTTDPERMSDLPKAGREELVEAMFPPLLTEVRRLRTDDGNTIKFLWRLFDGALVESVLMRYPGRITLCVSSQAGCGMNCPFCATGQAGLTRNMSTAEIVDQVVAANRVIAAGELGVTEHPDERVTNIVFMGMGEPLANYKRVMAALHRFVDASPEGLGMSARNITVSTVGLVPAIRKLAEEDLPVTFALSLHAPDDELRDELIPVNNRWKVDEAIDAAYDYFRQTGRRVSIEYALIKDMNDHAWRAALLAKKLNKRGRGWVHVNPIPLNPTPGSIWTSSEPEVQDEFVETLRAAGIPTTLRDTRGKEIDGACGQLAAVE; from the coding sequence ATGACTTCCCCCACTCGTACCCCGAACACCCCCGTGACCTCCGACGCCGGCGAGCGCCCTCAGGTGCGCCCCGCGGCCGAGGGCTGGGAGCAGCAGCGCACGGCGGAGGGCCGGCCGCTGCTTCAGTTCGCGTCCCCGCGGGTGAAGCAGCCGCCACAGCACCTCGCGGACCTCACCCTCGCGGAGCGTCAGGCGAAGCTCAAGAAGCTCGGACTCCCGGCATTCCGGGCGAAGCAGTTGAGCACGCATTACTTCCAGCACTGGACCACGGACCCGGAGCGCATGAGCGACCTGCCGAAGGCCGGCCGCGAGGAGCTCGTAGAGGCGATGTTCCCGCCGCTCCTCACCGAGGTCCGCCGCCTCCGCACCGACGACGGCAACACCATCAAGTTCCTCTGGCGCCTCTTCGACGGCGCGCTGGTCGAGTCCGTCCTCATGCGCTACCCGGGCCGGATCACGCTGTGCGTGTCCTCCCAAGCGGGCTGCGGCATGAACTGCCCGTTCTGCGCGACGGGACAGGCGGGGCTCACGCGCAACATGTCCACGGCTGAGATCGTGGACCAGGTCGTCGCGGCGAATCGGGTCATCGCGGCGGGGGAGCTAGGCGTCACCGAGCACCCTGATGAAAGGGTCACCAACATCGTCTTCATGGGCATGGGCGAGCCGCTGGCGAACTACAAGCGCGTCATGGCCGCCCTGCACCGCTTCGTCGACGCTTCGCCCGAGGGCCTCGGCATGTCGGCGCGCAACATCACGGTCTCGACCGTCGGCCTCGTCCCCGCGATCCGCAAGCTCGCCGAGGAAGATCTGCCCGTCACGTTCGCGCTGTCCCTCCACGCGCCCGACGACGAGCTCCGCGACGAGCTCATCCCGGTGAACAACCGCTGGAAGGTCGATGAGGCGATCGACGCCGCCTACGACTACTTCCGCCAAACGGGTCGGCGAGTGAGCATCGAATACGCGCTCATCAAGGACATGAACGACCACGCGTGGCGCGCCGCCCTCCTCGCGAAGAAGCTCAACAAGCGCGGCCGCGGCTGGGTCCACGTCAACCCGATCCCGCTCAACCCGACCCCCGGATCCATCTGGACGTCGTCCGAACCCGAGGTTCAGGACGAGTTCGTCGAGACGCTCCGCGCCGCCGGCATTCCCACGACGCTGCGCGACACGCGCGGCAAGGAGATCGACGGGGCCTGCGGGCAGCTTGCCGCCGTCGAATGA
- a CDS encoding nitrilase-related carbon-nitrogen hydrolase yields the protein MHEILALQPPVSWARTSDAAEGHSQRREPLRVALVQHRWHEDPAETEAELEEGIRRAAARGAKVVFLPELTLSRYPADMLPDYTPSSIAEELETGPTLAFARRTAQKHGVAVHASLYRKGEAGDERGFNTAILVGPDGSLLAATDKLHIPVTEGYYEDKFFHQGPQPGQPQAANEGYPIHAPAELGGARLGLPTCWDEWFPELARVYSLNGAEILAYPTAIGSEPGHPDFDTEPLWRQVIVGNGIANGLFMVVPNRWGSEGLVTFYGSSFISDPYGRILARAPREGSAVLIADLDLDQRRDWLALFPFLTTRRPETYAALTAPVDADAPFGVARQPGVARQLEGARA from the coding sequence ATGCACGAGATCCTTGCCCTGCAGCCCCCGGTGTCGTGGGCCCGCACGAGCGACGCGGCCGAAGGCCACAGCCAACGCAGAGAACCACTGCGCGTTGCGCTCGTCCAGCACCGCTGGCACGAGGACCCGGCCGAGACCGAAGCCGAACTCGAGGAAGGCATCCGCCGGGCCGCGGCCCGCGGGGCGAAGGTGGTCTTCCTCCCCGAGCTCACGCTCTCGCGCTACCCCGCGGACATGCTCCCGGACTACACGCCGAGCAGCATCGCCGAAGAACTCGAGACCGGCCCCACGCTCGCCTTCGCCCGCCGCACCGCCCAGAAACACGGCGTCGCGGTCCACGCAAGCCTCTACCGAAAGGGCGAGGCAGGCGACGAGCGCGGCTTCAACACCGCCATCCTCGTCGGCCCGGACGGCTCGCTCCTCGCCGCGACGGACAAGCTCCACATCCCGGTCACCGAAGGCTACTACGAGGACAAGTTCTTCCATCAGGGCCCCCAGCCCGGCCAACCGCAGGCGGCCAACGAGGGCTACCCCATCCACGCTCCGGCGGAACTCGGCGGCGCACGCCTCGGCCTGCCCACTTGTTGGGACGAGTGGTTCCCCGAACTCGCCCGCGTCTACTCGCTCAACGGCGCCGAGATCCTCGCCTACCCGACGGCCATCGGCTCCGAGCCGGGGCATCCCGACTTCGACACCGAGCCGCTCTGGCGTCAGGTGATCGTCGGCAACGGGATCGCCAACGGCCTCTTCATGGTCGTCCCCAACCGCTGGGGCAGCGAGGGCCTCGTGACGTTCTACGGCTCGTCCTTCATCTCCGACCCCTACGGTCGCATCCTCGCCCGAGCCCCGCGAGAGGGCTCGGCCGTCCTCATCGCCGACCTCGACCTCGACCAGCGCCGCGACTGGCTCGCCCTCTTCCCGTTCCTCACCACGCGCCGTCCCGAGACCTACGCCGCGCTCACCGCACCGGTCGACGCGGACGCTCCGTTCGGCGTCGCCCGTCAACCCGGCGTCGCCCGTCAACTCGAAGGCGCCCGAGCATGA
- a CDS encoding pyridoxal-phosphate-dependent aminotransferase family protein, giving the protein MPEILPFRYLFGPGPGNAYPEVMAALSHPVIGHLDPAFIDRLDRVAEGLRRVWGTRNARTWPVSATGSGGMEAAFVNMVSDGDVAVIAVNGLFGERMCEIARRCGAQVVRVDHEWGQPVDAERVLSAHPHPKVIAAVHAETSTGVRSDIAALGASKGDALLLVDAVTSIGGLELRADEWGIDIGYAGTQKCLGVPPGLSPFTVSERAFERRVTDPRSWYFDIGLLGGYVGAAEGHSRTYHHTAPVTMVAGLEAGLDRILAEGLENVWARHEAAGAALRDGLEAMGLELFAAEGHRLPSLTTVKVPDGVNSARVRGHLLERYSIEVGAGVGRYAESVWRIGLMGPNATPASVTLILGALDEAIAAVR; this is encoded by the coding sequence GTGCCCGAAATCCTGCCCTTCCGCTATCTGTTCGGCCCCGGTCCGGGCAACGCCTACCCCGAAGTGATGGCGGCTCTGTCCCACCCGGTGATCGGGCATCTCGACCCGGCTTTCATCGACAGGCTGGACCGGGTCGCGGAGGGCCTCCGGCGCGTGTGGGGCACCCGCAACGCCCGCACCTGGCCTGTGAGCGCGACCGGCTCGGGCGGCATGGAGGCGGCCTTCGTCAATATGGTGTCGGACGGCGATGTCGCCGTCATCGCCGTCAACGGCCTCTTCGGGGAGCGCATGTGCGAGATCGCGCGACGCTGCGGCGCGCAGGTGGTCCGAGTGGACCACGAGTGGGGCCAACCGGTCGACGCCGAACGGGTCCTCAGCGCGCACCCGCACCCGAAGGTGATAGCCGCCGTGCATGCGGAGACCTCGACGGGTGTGCGTTCGGACATCGCCGCGCTCGGCGCCAGCAAGGGTGACGCCCTCCTGCTGGTCGACGCCGTGACCTCGATCGGCGGTCTCGAACTCCGCGCCGACGAGTGGGGCATTGACATCGGGTACGCCGGCACCCAGAAGTGCCTCGGAGTGCCGCCTGGCCTCTCGCCGTTCACGGTTTCGGAGCGCGCGTTCGAGCGGCGCGTGACGGATCCACGTTCGTGGTACTTCGACATCGGCCTGCTCGGTGGGTACGTCGGCGCGGCTGAGGGGCACAGCAGAACCTACCATCACACGGCGCCGGTGACGATGGTGGCTGGGCTCGAGGCCGGCCTTGACCGGATCCTCGCCGAGGGGCTCGAGAACGTGTGGGCCCGGCACGAGGCGGCTGGGGCGGCGCTGCGCGACGGTCTCGAGGCGATGGGCCTCGAACTCTTCGCCGCAGAGGGCCACCGGCTCCCGAGCCTCACCACCGTGAAGGTGCCCGACGGCGTGAACTCAGCCCGCGTGCGCGGTCACCTGCTCGAGCGGTACAGCATCGAGGTCGGGGCCGGCGTGGGGCGGTACGCGGAATCGGTCTGGCGGATCGGGCTCATGGGGCCGAACGCGACCCCGGCCTCTGTGACGCTCATTCTCGGCGCCCTCGACGAGGCGATCGCTGCGGTTCGCTAG